From Zavarzinella sp., one genomic window encodes:
- a CDS encoding preprotein translocase subunit SecA: protein MNASISKERGIISPPPVQDYSGRLGPIKYNQLIAKLGLGAQKRLANAATFLPAIRHFEQEFGNLSDQDLISQVNALRGRARAGDMSRDFVARGFGLCSVAVWRVLGYRAYDVQLAAGVVMFYGALCELATGEGKTLTASFPVCVRALAKKGVHVATVNDYLAKRDALEMGPVYEKLGLKCAFLQQQMEEPQRKAAYACDITYATASDFGFDFLRDRLKVRGGQVAKSHFWTPWLSQPGANVADNRVQRGHYFALVDEADSIFIDEARTPLIIASPTRDAKPEECIMYHWADGVARKLRRSEHFRLDIKKEKLELTESGRMEIRYSNPPSGPHAPAMDKLVEAVEKAVHAHYRFIKDQHYVIHDGEIVIVDESTGRPMPDRHWQQGLHQAVEAKEGVTIHLAADHAASITYQSFFRTYEKLAGMTGTVVQNAREIKRVYKLTVVPVPTNRPVIREELPDRIFPTEEAKFAAVVEDVKRFHELGRPVLIGTRAVDKSERVSELLTAAGIPHVVLNAKQDKNEAEIVSKAGQRGSVMVATNMAGRGTDIKLGPGVAELGGLHVIGTERHEAIRIDRQLKGRAGRQGDRGSAQFFLCLEDKILEALGPVRQEALIRLAHGGQRDWQQFAKLFPMAQKLLEKRHLKQRLDLMHYERQRRELLSDLGADPFVD, encoded by the coding sequence GTGAATGCGAGTATTTCAAAAGAACGTGGCATAATCAGCCCACCACCCGTGCAGGACTATTCCGGTCGCCTTGGCCCCATCAAATACAATCAATTGATTGCCAAATTGGGACTCGGTGCCCAAAAGCGGTTGGCCAATGCGGCTACTTTTCTTCCTGCTATCAGACATTTTGAACAGGAATTCGGCAATCTCAGCGACCAGGATTTGATTTCGCAGGTAAACGCGCTCCGAGGACGGGCTCGTGCGGGTGATATGTCGCGTGATTTTGTGGCACGCGGTTTTGGACTTTGTTCCGTGGCAGTCTGGCGTGTGCTGGGCTATCGTGCCTACGACGTGCAATTGGCAGCCGGTGTGGTCATGTTTTACGGTGCCTTGTGCGAGTTAGCTACCGGAGAAGGAAAAACGCTGACGGCTTCTTTCCCGGTCTGTGTGCGGGCACTTGCGAAAAAAGGGGTGCACGTTGCCACCGTAAACGATTACCTGGCAAAGCGCGATGCGTTGGAAATGGGGCCGGTATATGAAAAACTTGGGCTGAAATGTGCTTTTTTGCAACAGCAGATGGAAGAGCCACAACGTAAGGCGGCTTATGCTTGCGATATCACCTATGCCACTGCATCCGACTTTGGTTTCGATTTTTTGCGCGATCGGTTGAAAGTTCGGGGTGGGCAGGTTGCGAAATCCCACTTCTGGACACCTTGGTTAAGCCAACCAGGCGCAAATGTTGCCGATAATCGTGTGCAGCGGGGTCATTATTTTGCCCTAGTGGACGAGGCAGACAGTATTTTTATCGATGAAGCCCGCACCCCACTGATTATTGCCTCCCCCACGCGGGATGCAAAGCCAGAAGAGTGTATCATGTACCACTGGGCGGACGGGGTCGCACGAAAACTACGCCGATCAGAGCATTTTCGACTGGATATCAAGAAAGAAAAGCTGGAACTGACGGAATCAGGACGGATGGAAATTCGCTATTCCAATCCCCCAAGTGGGCCCCATGCACCTGCCATGGATAAATTGGTGGAGGCGGTGGAAAAGGCAGTCCATGCCCATTATCGTTTCATTAAAGACCAGCATTATGTGATTCATGATGGCGAAATTGTGATTGTGGATGAAAGCACGGGACGCCCAATGCCCGATCGCCATTGGCAGCAGGGCCTGCATCAAGCGGTGGAAGCGAAAGAAGGGGTAACGATTCACCTGGCGGCGGATCACGCTGCGAGTATTACCTACCAGAGCTTTTTTCGGACTTATGAAAAGTTAGCCGGGATGACGGGTACGGTGGTGCAGAACGCCCGAGAAATCAAACGTGTTTACAAACTAACGGTGGTGCCCGTGCCCACGAATCGGCCTGTGATTCGGGAAGAACTACCTGACCGGATTTTTCCGACCGAAGAGGCCAAATTTGCCGCAGTGGTGGAGGATGTGAAACGCTTTCACGAGTTGGGCAGACCAGTGTTGATTGGTACCCGAGCGGTTGATAAATCGGAGCGAGTTTCTGAATTACTGACTGCTGCAGGTATCCCCCACGTGGTTTTGAATGCGAAACAGGACAAAAATGAGGCTGAAATCGTTTCGAAAGCCGGTCAACGTGGCAGTGTGATGGTGGCCACCAATATGGCCGGACGTGGGACAGATATCAAACTGGGGCCCGGAGTTGCGGAACTCGGTGGCTTGCATGTAATTGGGACGGAACGTCATGAAGCGATCCGTATCGACCGCCAGTTAAAAGGTCGTGCGGGACGACAAGGCGATCGGGGCAGTGCCCAATTTTTCCTCTGCCTGGAAGACAAAATTCTGGAAGCACTGGGACCGGTACGGCAGGAAGCGTTGATCCGGTTGGCCCACGGTGGGCAGCGAGATTGGCAGCAGTTTGCAAAATTGTTTCCAATGGCTCAAAAATTACTGGAAAAACGCCATTTGAAACAACGCCTCGACCTTATGCACTATGAACGGCAGCGCAGAGAACTGCTTAGTGATTTAGGAGCTGATCCTTTTGTCGACTGA
- a CDS encoding gamma-glutamyl-gamma-aminobutyrate hydrolase family protein — protein sequence MAAKTFARPIIGINCDFYNSSKTITAHSRVNAGYIDEILRAQGIPLLIPPMADDFALKTLLNQVDGIILTGGLDMDPRRNGNMNPKNVQPMADRRDTSDRNLIKMVIDRQLPVLAIGVGMQQLNVMMGGTLHHHIPEALPGTMPHFDAEQRAHKHSAEVMKNTLLHKIYNTTELIVNSRHHQAIATLGNGLRVCATAPDKVIEAIESEDDWFCLGVQWHPEADTASALDRQLFARFVENAAEQVKPKVFAAAA from the coding sequence ATGGCTGCCAAGACTTTTGCTCGACCAATCATTGGCATCAATTGCGATTTTTACAATTCCAGCAAAACAATTACTGCCCATTCCCGGGTGAATGCTGGTTACATTGATGAAATCCTGCGGGCCCAGGGTATCCCACTGCTGATTCCCCCAATGGCAGACGATTTTGCCTTGAAAACACTGCTGAATCAGGTGGATGGAATTATTCTGACTGGTGGTCTGGACATGGATCCCCGCCGCAATGGTAATATGAATCCAAAAAATGTGCAGCCGATGGCCGATCGACGCGATACCAGCGACCGAAATCTCATTAAAATGGTGATTGATCGGCAGCTTCCTGTGCTGGCAATTGGCGTCGGAATGCAGCAACTCAATGTGATGATGGGTGGTACACTCCACCATCACATTCCAGAAGCGCTGCCAGGCACCATGCCCCACTTTGATGCGGAACAACGGGCCCACAAACATAGCGCAGAGGTGATGAAGAACACCCTGTTACATAAGATTTACAACACCACCGAACTGATTGTGAACAGCCGACACCACCAGGCGATTGCCACTTTGGGCAACGGCCTGCGGGTTTGTGCCACCGCACCGGATAAAGTAATTGAAGCGATTGAATCGGAAGACGACTGGTTCTGTCTGGGTGTCCAATGGCACCCGGAAGCGGATACCGCCAGTGCACTGGACCGACAATTATTTGCTCGTTTTGTTGAAAATGCCGCAGAACAGGTAAAACCCAAAGTGTTTGCTGCTGCAGCGTAA
- a CDS encoding NAD(P)H-dependent oxidoreductase: MSEQPTIVAISGSTRKESFNTKLLKIVARGAEAAGAKVTIVDLNDYPMPLFNEDLEKAEGLPKAAADLKALMAQHRGLIIASPEYNSSISPLLKNTIDWVSRKVAGEQPMMAYRGKIASLVAASPGAMGGLRGLVHVRAILQNIGVTVLPGQFAVSQAGQAFDESGNLKDAATQTKAENIGKELAEFLLRLAPAN, encoded by the coding sequence ATGAGCGAACAGCCAACGATTGTGGCGATTTCTGGCAGCACCCGGAAAGAGTCGTTTAACACGAAATTGTTAAAAATTGTCGCACGTGGTGCTGAAGCAGCCGGTGCCAAAGTCACTATAGTCGATTTGAACGACTATCCAATGCCACTTTTTAACGAAGATCTGGAGAAAGCGGAAGGTCTACCCAAAGCTGCAGCGGATTTAAAGGCGCTGATGGCACAGCACCGTGGGCTGATCATTGCGTCGCCCGAATACAATTCTTCCATCAGCCCACTTTTGAAAAATACCATCGACTGGGTTTCCCGCAAAGTGGCTGGGGAACAACCGATGATGGCCTACCGAGGCAAAATCGCCTCATTGGTGGCAGCTTCACCGGGTGCCATGGGTGGTCTGCGTGGATTGGTGCATGTCAGGGCGATTCTGCAAAACATTGGCGTGACTGTGCTGCCAGGTCAGTTCGCTGTCAGCCAGGCAGGCCAGGCATTTGACGAATCTGGCAATTTGAAAGATGCTGCCACGCAAACCAAAGCAGAAAATATCGGTAAAGAACTGGCTGAATTTTTACTGCGGCTGGCACCTGCAAACTAA
- the ppk1 gene encoding polyphosphate kinase 1: protein MTTSETISPAEINLDDPSLYINREISWLEFNRRVLDEARDPTVPLLERAKFLGIFSANLDEFFMVRVGGLMQKVHAGITRSFGADRSLPTQQLEAISQLVGELVQEQYRTWAEEVMPELQNNNISIVRYEKDLSDADKAFIHEYFVKEVFPVLTPLAIDPGHPFPHLSNRSINLAVQLERPKATDKLFAVVQVPGVLKRLIELPSPTGSAVFVSLETVIRLHLKDLFPGMKIVHNTAFRVTRDTEYEIEDEEVEDLMKAIEDSVRKRRRGTAIRLEVEAEASEEIVFNLSTSMELDTVADVFAIPELLDLSCLFQVYALPGYTDLRDPPFVPQPNHEISSASDIWTAIKQKDILLHHPYESFAPVVDFIEYAASDDKVLAIKQTLYRTSHDSPIVRALQRAADAGKQVTAVIELKARLDEERNILWARELEKSGVHVVFGFVGLKTHCKVAMVVRKDDDGIRRYIHLGTGNYNPQTARVYTDIGLFTSNADYADDVSALFNYLTGYSELPVWKKLIVAPSRLQSFMIQQILRERDLQLKGKKGRIITKINGLLEPAVVQALYQASQAGVKIDIICRGICALRPKIPGVSENIRVISVVDRFLEHSRIFYFGNDGEPEVYVGSADWMDRNLSRRVEVVFPIENPEMKDRVINEILMSSVRDNVKARELQADGSYVRVQPAENEPPFRSQSHFLELASNRAIRRELTADNSPKIADTKGIRRPKKPKKAEDIPPRRQATSE from the coding sequence ATGACTACGAGCGAAACTATTTCACCTGCAGAAATCAACCTGGACGATCCTTCGCTCTACATCAATCGCGAAATATCCTGGCTGGAATTTAATCGACGGGTTTTAGATGAGGCACGTGATCCCACCGTACCACTATTGGAACGTGCCAAATTTCTGGGGATCTTCTCTGCCAATTTAGATGAATTTTTCATGGTCCGTGTGGGTGGGCTGATGCAGAAAGTACACGCTGGCATCACCCGCTCTTTTGGTGCTGATCGCTCTCTACCCACTCAACAGTTGGAAGCAATCTCGCAACTGGTAGGCGAACTGGTTCAGGAGCAATACCGCACCTGGGCAGAAGAAGTCATGCCCGAATTGCAAAACAACAACATCAGCATCGTACGTTACGAAAAAGACCTCAGCGATGCGGATAAAGCCTTCATTCATGAATATTTTGTGAAAGAAGTGTTTCCCGTGTTAACGCCACTGGCAATCGATCCTGGCCACCCTTTCCCACACTTATCCAACCGTTCGATCAACCTGGCAGTCCAGTTGGAACGACCGAAAGCTACAGACAAATTATTTGCCGTGGTGCAGGTACCTGGGGTACTCAAACGCCTGATTGAGCTGCCCTCCCCCACTGGCAGTGCAGTGTTTGTCTCACTGGAAACAGTCATCCGTTTACATCTAAAAGATCTGTTTCCCGGGATGAAAATTGTCCATAACACGGCATTTCGGGTGACCCGCGATACTGAGTACGAAATTGAAGATGAAGAAGTAGAAGATTTGATGAAGGCGATTGAGGACAGCGTTCGCAAAAGGCGACGTGGGACCGCGATCCGCCTGGAAGTGGAAGCAGAGGCCAGCGAAGAAATCGTGTTTAACCTGTCCACCTCGATGGAGCTGGATACCGTTGCCGATGTCTTTGCAATCCCTGAATTGCTTGATTTGAGTTGCCTGTTCCAGGTCTATGCACTGCCGGGCTATACAGATTTGCGAGACCCACCATTTGTGCCGCAGCCCAATCATGAAATTTCCAGTGCATCGGACATCTGGACTGCAATAAAACAGAAAGATATCCTGCTCCACCACCCGTATGAATCTTTCGCACCGGTGGTGGACTTCATTGAATATGCCGCCTCAGACGACAAGGTCCTTGCAATCAAACAAACATTGTATCGTACTTCCCACGATTCTCCGATTGTCCGTGCCTTGCAGCGTGCTGCCGATGCTGGCAAACAGGTCACAGCCGTCATTGAACTGAAGGCAAGGCTGGATGAAGAGCGTAACATCCTGTGGGCCAGGGAGTTAGAAAAATCCGGCGTACACGTTGTCTTTGGTTTCGTGGGCCTGAAGACCCATTGCAAAGTTGCAATGGTGGTGCGGAAAGACGATGATGGCATTCGACGCTATATCCACCTGGGTACTGGGAACTACAACCCACAGACCGCACGTGTTTACACTGACATTGGTTTATTCACTTCCAATGCAGATTACGCTGACGATGTATCAGCACTGTTCAACTATCTGACAGGCTACAGCGAGCTACCTGTCTGGAAAAAACTGATTGTAGCCCCATCCCGCCTGCAAAGCTTCATGATTCAGCAGATCCTTCGCGAGCGTGATCTGCAATTGAAAGGGAAAAAGGGCCGCATTATCACCAAGATTAACGGCCTTCTCGAACCCGCTGTGGTGCAGGCACTCTACCAGGCAAGCCAGGCGGGGGTCAAAATCGACATTATTTGCCGTGGGATCTGCGCGTTGCGTCCGAAAATTCCTGGTGTCAGTGAAAATATCCGAGTGATTTCCGTTGTTGACCGCTTTCTGGAACATAGCCGAATTTTTTACTTCGGAAATGATGGCGAACCAGAAGTTTATGTTGGCTCCGCAGACTGGATGGATCGAAACCTCAGCAGGCGGGTAGAGGTAGTGTTTCCTATTGAAAATCCGGAAATGAAAGACCGCGTCATCAATGAAATTTTAATGAGTTCTGTGCGAGACAATGTCAAAGCACGTGAGCTGCAGGCAGATGGCAGTTATGTGCGAGTTCAGCCAGCAGAAAATGAACCTCCGTTTCGCAGCCAGTCTCATTTTCTGGAACTTGCCAGCAATCGTGCGATCCGCCGGGAATTAACTGCGGACAACAGTCCCAAAATTGCCGACACCAAAGGAATTCGACGTCCCAAAAAACCCAAAAAGGCAGAGGATATTCCTCCCCGCCGACAAGCAACTTCGGAGTAA
- a CDS encoding DUF2760 domain-containing protein, translating into MEYVIGIIIGLLVGAGVGVFLGMKMAIARFGSPATVQQLTKLAEKMKLDASITEKVDKIINPPPPKPSGEAIRILSILQREARLLDFLMEDVAAFSDEQIGASVRDIHGKSQTQLKKILTLDPVLSLKEGESVTVKEGFDPSTISVIGNVSGKPPFTGILQHSGWRVKAMAIPALPDSADPMVLMPAEVEVV; encoded by the coding sequence GTGGAATATGTGATTGGAATCATCATTGGACTACTGGTGGGCGCCGGTGTTGGTGTCTTTCTGGGAATGAAAATGGCCATTGCGCGCTTCGGATCCCCTGCAACAGTGCAGCAATTAACCAAACTTGCAGAAAAAATGAAGCTGGATGCCAGCATCACTGAAAAGGTGGACAAAATCATTAATCCACCACCACCGAAACCGTCTGGCGAAGCAATTCGCATCCTCAGCATTCTACAGCGTGAAGCCCGATTACTCGATTTCCTGATGGAAGATGTGGCAGCTTTCAGTGACGAGCAGATTGGTGCTTCGGTGCGGGACATTCATGGAAAATCCCAGACTCAGTTGAAAAAAATCCTCACTCTGGATCCAGTACTTTCTTTAAAAGAAGGCGAAAGCGTCACCGTGAAAGAAGGCTTCGATCCATCGACGATCAGTGTTATCGGAAATGTCTCTGGCAAACCACCGTTCACAGGGATTCTCCAGCACTCCGGGTGGCGTGTAAAAGCGATGGCGATTCCCGCACTGCCTGATTCTGCAGACCCCATGGTGCTGATGCCGGCAGAAGTGGAAGTAGTTTAA
- the hisG gene encoding ATP phosphoribosyltransferase — MENVLRLGIPAGSLQEATGELFRKAGYQITFSSRSYFPTIDDSEIHCTLIRAQEIPRYVENGALDCGLTGFDWIQENNAQVDILCELVYSKVSRKPVKWVLAVPQDSPVQSPQDLAGKRVATELVDFTRRWFLAQGVDVKVEFSWGATEVKPPKLADAIVEVTETGSSLRANNLRIVGEPLLVSTTRFISNQQAAKDPWKRSKMNDLILMLQGAIAAEGKTGLKLNVPKTDLENVLSVFREHPKTSLNAPTISNLTDPDWVALETIIPEDIVRHIMPALHQAGARGIVEYVITKIID; from the coding sequence ATGGAAAATGTGTTACGGTTGGGAATTCCCGCAGGCAGCCTTCAAGAAGCTACCGGGGAACTGTTTCGTAAAGCTGGTTACCAGATTACTTTTTCTTCCCGCAGTTACTTCCCAACGATCGATGATTCGGAGATCCATTGCACGCTCATCCGGGCACAGGAAATCCCACGTTATGTGGAAAATGGTGCCTTGGACTGTGGGCTGACAGGATTTGACTGGATTCAGGAAAATAATGCCCAGGTGGATATTCTGTGCGAACTGGTTTACAGCAAAGTCAGCCGGAAACCAGTCAAGTGGGTGCTTGCCGTACCACAGGATAGTCCGGTGCAATCGCCGCAAGATCTTGCTGGTAAACGAGTTGCAACAGAACTGGTTGATTTTACCCGTCGCTGGTTTCTGGCACAGGGTGTGGATGTCAAAGTCGAGTTCAGTTGGGGTGCCACAGAAGTAAAACCACCCAAACTAGCCGATGCGATTGTAGAAGTCACTGAGACCGGAAGTTCCCTACGCGCCAACAACTTACGCATTGTGGGTGAACCATTACTGGTCAGCACCACACGGTTTATTTCAAATCAGCAGGCCGCCAAAGATCCCTGGAAACGCAGCAAAATGAACGATTTGATTCTGATGCTGCAAGGGGCCATTGCTGCCGAAGGTAAAACTGGTTTGAAATTGAACGTGCCAAAGACAGATCTGGAAAATGTACTGAGTGTCTTTCGCGAACACCCAAAGACTTCGCTGAACGCACCGACAATTTCCAATTTGACAGATCCGGATTGGGTGGCTTTGGAAACTATTATTCCCGAAGATATTGTGCGGCACATCATGCCCGCACTGCACCAGGCCGGGGCCCGAGGTATTGTTGAATATGTGATCACAAAGATCATTGATTGA
- a CDS encoding MarR family transcriptional regulator has translation MNNHDVIDRMMLRWGEILPELDGDAMHLVGRIIILAQHLERSVESALSLHGMTLGQFDILATLRRAGPQSPKQLMQNVMLTSGGMTNRLDRLQHAGWVERTQDPNDRRALIVRLTAAGQELIDVATKTRFADAENSLPAWDPATKTSLAEMLRQWLSHLEAQGKAEKS, from the coding sequence ATGAACAATCATGATGTCATTGATCGGATGATGCTCCGCTGGGGGGAAATCCTTCCTGAACTGGATGGCGATGCCATGCATCTGGTGGGTAGGATCATCATTCTGGCACAGCACCTCGAACGCAGCGTGGAAAGTGCTTTATCCTTGCACGGTATGACGTTAGGTCAATTCGACATACTCGCAACATTGCGACGTGCAGGCCCACAGTCCCCCAAGCAGTTGATGCAGAATGTGATGCTCACTTCAGGTGGGATGACGAATCGGCTAGACCGATTGCAGCACGCAGGTTGGGTGGAACGCACACAGGACCCGAATGACAGACGGGCACTGATTGTCCGTTTGACTGCGGCAGGGCAGGAATTAATTGACGTCGCCACCAAAACTCGGTTTGCCGATGCTGAAAACAGCCTCCCCGCCTGGGACCCGGCAACCAAAACCAGTTTGGCAGAGATGTTGCGGCAATGGCTGAGCCACCTGGAAGCACAGGGCAAGGCAGAAAAATCCTGA
- the ilvC gene encoding ketol-acid reductoisomerase, whose translation MQEIRVGDIVEYAVERADYPPEKIREILGGETVAVIGYGVQGRGQSLNMRDNGVKVIVGQRSGGKAWQTAVEDGWVPGETLFEPLEAIKRGTVVQYLLSDAGQKEMWPQVKPLLTAGKALYFSHGFSVVFNDQTGVVPPKDIDVILVAPKGSGTTVRRHFVEGKGINASFAVYQDATGKARERCLALGIAIGSGYLFETTFEKEVVSDLTGERGVLMGAIYGLWLAQYEVLRANGHSPSEAFNETVEEATQSLYPLIAEKGMDWMYANCSTTAQRGALDWFRKFRDASKPVFESLYKSVATGEETRRVLEVNSRPDYREQLEKELAEIAESEMWRAGAQVRRLRPENQES comes from the coding sequence ATGCAAGAGATTCGAGTTGGTGACATTGTTGAATACGCAGTAGAACGTGCAGATTACCCACCTGAGAAGATCCGAGAAATCCTGGGTGGCGAAACCGTAGCTGTGATTGGTTATGGCGTGCAGGGCCGTGGGCAGTCTCTGAACATGCGCGACAATGGCGTGAAAGTGATTGTGGGCCAGCGTTCTGGTGGCAAAGCCTGGCAAACCGCTGTTGAAGACGGCTGGGTACCTGGCGAAACCTTATTTGAACCGCTGGAAGCGATTAAGCGTGGCACCGTTGTGCAATATCTGCTTTCCGATGCAGGCCAGAAAGAAATGTGGCCACAAGTGAAGCCATTGCTGACTGCGGGCAAAGCATTATACTTTTCTCATGGTTTCAGCGTGGTGTTCAACGATCAGACCGGCGTTGTCCCACCGAAAGATATCGATGTTATTCTGGTGGCACCAAAAGGTTCCGGCACCACCGTGCGTCGGCATTTTGTTGAAGGCAAAGGAATTAACGCCAGCTTCGCAGTTTATCAGGATGCCACCGGTAAAGCACGTGAACGCTGCCTGGCACTGGGTATTGCCATTGGTTCGGGCTATCTGTTTGAAACCACCTTCGAAAAAGAAGTGGTCAGCGACCTGACTGGTGAGCGTGGTGTGCTGATGGGTGCGATTTATGGCCTCTGGTTGGCACAATACGAAGTATTACGAGCCAACGGTCACAGTCCTTCCGAAGCATTCAACGAGACTGTGGAAGAAGCCACTCAAAGTCTGTATCCCCTGATTGCAGAAAAGGGGATGGATTGGATGTACGCTAACTGCTCCACCACCGCACAGAGGGGTGCGCTGGACTGGTTCCGCAAGTTCCGTGACGCCAGCAAACCAGTTTTTGAATCACTGTACAAATCGGTGGCCACTGGTGAAGAAACCAGACGGGTTCTGGAAGTGAATAGCCGGCCCGATTACCGCGAACAACTGGAAAAAGAACTGGCAGAAATTGCCGAGAGCGAAATGTGGCGTGCAGGTGCCCAGGTTCGCCGCCTGCGTCCGGAAAACCAGGAAAGCTAG
- the smpB gene encoding SsrA-binding protein SmpB, whose product MAEKEKNKDEITVVCRNRRASHEYELSDRLECGMVLVGTEVKSLRQGHCNLEDAYAKLEGGALWLVGCEIPEYDKGNSLNHKPKRTRKLLLHRREIGKFAQKAAERGFTLVPISVYFRGGRAKVDIAVARGKQLHDKRQALKKADAQRQIARAMNRRR is encoded by the coding sequence ATGGCTGAAAAGGAAAAGAACAAAGACGAAATCACCGTTGTGTGCCGCAATCGCAGAGCGTCCCACGAATATGAGCTGTCCGATCGGTTGGAATGCGGCATGGTACTGGTGGGCACAGAAGTGAAAAGTCTTCGCCAGGGGCATTGCAACCTGGAAGATGCTTACGCCAAACTGGAAGGTGGTGCGTTGTGGCTGGTGGGGTGTGAAATTCCTGAATACGACAAAGGGAATTCACTGAACCATAAACCCAAGCGGACAAGGAAGTTACTGCTACATCGCAGAGAAATTGGAAAATTCGCGCAAAAAGCTGCCGAACGTGGATTTACATTAGTGCCCATTAGTGTGTATTTCCGTGGCGGGCGAGCGAAAGTAGATATTGCGGTTGCACGGGGGAAACAATTGCACGATAAACGGCAGGCGCTGAAAAAAGCGGATGCCCAGCGACAGATCGCACGTGCAATGAACCGTCGCCGGTAG